CCGCCAGTATCTCGCGGCTTGGGAATAGATCCTCGTCCCACGGCCACCGTGGAGTCGCCCGTTACCAAGCCCGCTGAGCCGCAGGAACTGAAGGTTCCTACCGAATTGGCGGACGATCGCTGGCTGCCAACGCCCTCCGATCCCGATTCCGGCGCGGAACCGACGTACCGCTGGCAACACGTCGGACTGGATGCGCTGATCGCCGGGTGGCATGGCAAGCACCCCGACTTCGCCCTGTTCCTGTCTGACGACGACGCGGTCGTTGTCGCCAACACTGCCATCTTGCTGGCGCGATCCGGCGACAGCACGATCGATCGTTGCCTGGCCGAAGCCGTCTGCAACAAGAATCTGAAGCTGCCGCTACGGCGCGCCAGCGTCGAAGCCCTAAGCGGTTTAGACAGCGCCCTGGCGGGCCCTGCCCTAGGGGAATTGTTGGATGATTTCGGGACGTCCGTCGCCGATGGTTATTCCGTTGAATTGCACGCTGACCTGCTAAGGGCGCTTGCCCACCACGTCGACGCGGCGGCTAGCTCGTGCTTTGCCGATGCGCTTCAGACCGACGAAGGTGACGTCCGCCAGGCTGGACTGTACGCCTATACGATTAGCGGCGCGGGAGTCTTGCCGGCCAGCGCTATCGAGTTACGTAGCGACCGAGATCCGCGGGTGCGTGCCGCGACATTGGAATGCCTGGCAACACGCCGTCACCCGCAGGCGCTACAATGTGCCCGCGAAGCGCTCACGGATTTCCATCTCGATGTGCGGCTAGCGGCGATTCGCGCGCTGGGCGAGTTGGGGGGAGATGATGCACGTGCGACCTTGCAACGATTACTGATCCACGAGCCCGAGGCCGTTCGCTCGGGCGCGGTCTTGGCCTTGGCTAAGTCGGGCGACGACGTCACGGTGTTCGCGTCGACAAACGACCCCTCCTGGCAAGTTCGGCGCTGCGTGGCCCGATCGCTCGCGTACTTTCCCACGGCCCGCGGCGAAACGATTGCCCGCCAATTACTTGCCGATCGCAGCGGCGAAGTACGCCGGGCCGTGGTGTACGCGCTGGATAGTTGGCCGCTGGCGGCTGCCGGCCCGATTCTGCTGACCTCTTTGGCCGAAGCACCGTACCCGACGCGCAAGCAAGCGGCCGAACAATTGGCTCGCCGCTGGCCACCATCGCAACGCTACTCGGCCGATGCACCACCGGAAAGCCGGGCTGAACAGATGGCCGCGCTGCAAGCGGCCTGGCAGGCGACCAATGTCAGTGGAGAGCCCTGGGCAATCAGCATACCGCCACGACCAGCCGGTGACCCGGCACAGGGCGATCAGTTGCAATTAGCGTCGTTGACTGCACATCCAGCGATACCACTA
The sequence above is drawn from the Pirellulales bacterium genome and encodes:
- a CDS encoding HEAT repeat domain-containing protein → MFGCRTIWPSLLCGLLVCAALVAGCRTLEPPTDLAAAMSLSDADVPPVSRGLGIDPRPTATVESPVTKPAEPQELKVPTELADDRWLPTPSDPDSGAEPTYRWQHVGLDALIAGWHGKHPDFALFLSDDDAVVVANTAILLARSGDSTIDRCLAEAVCNKNLKLPLRRASVEALSGLDSALAGPALGELLDDFGTSVADGYSVELHADLLRALAHHVDAAASSCFADALQTDEGDVRQAGLYAYTISGAGVLPASAIELRSDRDPRVRAATLECLATRRHPQALQCAREALTDFHLDVRLAAIRALGELGGDDARATLQRLLIHEPEAVRSGAVLALAKSGDDVTVFASTNDPSWQVRRCVARSLAYFPTARGETIARQLLADRSGEVRRAVVYALDSWPLAAAGPILLTSLAEAPYPTRKQAAEQLARRWPPSQRYSADAPPESRAEQMAALQAAWQATNVSGEPWAISIPPRPAGDPAQGDQLQLASLTAHPAIPLPNDQVAGLLGELSSDEVDRRRAAAKQLAVMAAEQPLELASVEMLAELGMAETDALVWREMLDAVHSDGSPPAVRLAYVGTGHTAAEVRRLSCGYLAAHSDPRHLAVLGRLLDDPNSAVVRSAVEAFGVRGALSEPALLERLLTDEDGTLRVAAARSLAINGYDSGPVALVRLSGDSAAEIRRQAVTAMGQLRDAMYVESLVARLDDELSVKVASVASLTQIVGSDVTLGQGDGPPPLADQVSSWKQWWDNQRPVAANASDSPAATTALLPSRTTR